In Sulfurihydrogenibium subterraneum DSM 15120, one genomic interval encodes:
- a CDS encoding acylphosphatase: MQLHIIFAGRVHGVGFRKFVKKVADQMNVKGFVRNLPDGTVEVLAEADEETLKNFFQAIENGPPLASVNGIRYEFLEKEGGFDEFKIEY, encoded by the coding sequence ATGCAACTACATATAATATTTGCAGGAAGAGTTCATGGTGTAGGATTTAGAAAATTTGTAAAAAAAGTAGCAGACCAAATGAACGTAAAAGGTTTTGTAAGAAATCTTCCTGATGGAACAGTTGAAGTTTTAGCTGAAGCTGACGAAGAGACTTTAAAAAACTTTTTCCAAGCCATAGAAAATGGACCACCTTTAGCAAGTGTTAATGGTATCAGATACGAATTTTTAGAAAAAGAAGGAGGATTTGATGAGTTTAAAATCGAGTATTAA
- a CDS encoding polyphenol oxidase family protein — MRFYTFDNILIAFTEKQDLNQREEKNRLPLKNHLNVDTIHIPNQKHSNKVVKIEEDLTQECDGIYTDKKNTAIGVLTADCIPIVLFNSKELAVIHAGWRGLFDGIIENGFSLFKDKNVKAFIGACIRGCCYEVDKQFVNDLNISDKFYKIYNDKPYLDLVAVAISILKKLSVKDIYDIGECTKCSGKFFSYRNGDFESRILTAAVIKE; from the coding sequence TTTACAGAAAAACAAGATTTAAATCAGAGAGAGGAAAAAAACCGTTTACCTTTAAAGAATCATCTTAATGTAGATACTATACACATACCAAACCAGAAACACTCAAATAAAGTTGTAAAGATAGAAGAAGACTTAACTCAGGAATGTGATGGTATTTACACAGACAAAAAAAATACAGCTATAGGTGTTCTTACTGCAGACTGTATTCCGATAGTGCTGTTTAACAGTAAAGAGTTAGCAGTTATACACGCAGGGTGGAGAGGACTTTTTGATGGTATTATAGAAAATGGTTTTAGTCTTTTTAAAGATAAAAACGTTAAGGCATTTATTGGTGCCTGTATTAGAGGTTGTTGTTATGAAGTTGATAAACAGTTTGTAAACGATTTGAATATATCCGATAAATTTTATAAAATATACAACGATAAACCTTACTTAGATTTAGTTGCTGTAGCTATAAGTATACTGAAAAAACTCTCTGTAAAAGATATTTACGATATTGGAGAGTGTACAAAGTGTAGTGGGAAGTTTTTCTCCTACAGAAACGGAGATTTTGAAAGTAGAATACTTACAGCTGCTGTTATTAAGGAGTGA
- the accD gene encoding acetyl-CoA carboxylase, carboxyltransferase subunit beta — MGLKDFIDKIKGRRKLKIEEGSWIKCEKCKTLLYIEDLLKNLKICPHCGYTFRMSAKERVDSLLDKVYSYDIFSKIKPVDILNFKDTKRYKDRIKEYQEKTGLNDAIIIANGLIYDREVVIASMDFNFMGGSMGSVVGAKFVRGVEFAIEKKIPFILVAASGGARMQESILSLMQMAKTAIAIDRLNKAGILYVSVLTDPTMGGVSASFAFLGDIIIAEPESLIGFAGPRVIEQTIRQQLPEGFQRAEFLLEKGQIDMVVDRKNLKKTIYTLIKHTHG; from the coding sequence ATGGGCTTAAAAGATTTTATCGACAAAATAAAAGGAAGAAGAAAGTTAAAAATAGAAGAAGGGTCTTGGATTAAGTGTGAAAAGTGTAAAACACTTCTTTACATAGAAGACCTTCTTAAAAATCTAAAAATATGTCCCCACTGTGGTTATACATTTAGAATGTCTGCAAAAGAAAGAGTAGACTCTCTCTTAGATAAAGTTTATTCCTACGACATTTTCTCTAAGATAAAGCCTGTTGATATACTTAACTTTAAAGATACAAAAAGGTACAAAGACAGGATTAAAGAATATCAAGAAAAAACAGGATTAAACGATGCAATAATAATTGCAAACGGTCTTATTTACGATAGAGAGGTAGTGATAGCCTCTATGGATTTTAACTTTATGGGTGGAAGTATGGGAAGTGTTGTAGGGGCAAAGTTTGTAAGAGGTGTTGAGTTTGCAATAGAAAAAAAGATTCCTTTTATATTAGTTGCAGCTTCTGGTGGAGCAAGAATGCAAGAAAGCATACTCTCCCTTATGCAGATGGCAAAAACAGCTATAGCTATTGACAGACTAAACAAAGCTGGAATACTTTACGTATCAGTCTTAACAGACCCAACTATGGGCGGTGTTTCTGCAAGTTTTGCATTTTTAGGAGACATTATAATAGCAGAGCCAGAAAGTTTAATAGGATTTGCAGGTCCGAGAGTTATAGAGCAAACAATAAGACAGCAACTACCAGAAGGCTTCCAAAGAGCAGAGTTTTTACTTGAAAAAGGACAGATTGATATGGTTGTAGATAGAAAAAACTTGAAAAAAACAATATACACACTGATAAAACACACCCATGGATAA
- the mobB gene encoding molybdopterin-guanine dinucleotide biosynthesis protein B, which translates to MDKPVIAIVGAHNSGKTTFIEKVVNILSEEGFNVCYIKHDPKGKAKTDTEGKDSYKVYQAGAKQVIVASPDKVSSFVRLQDYTLFDFIKNFTTQSVDIIIVEGFKTVKGIDKFEVIRKEENRQLMINKEDGLIGVITDYYQYETVFDINNPQEFVIFLKNNYLKR; encoded by the coding sequence ATGGATAAACCAGTAATAGCAATAGTAGGAGCTCACAACAGCGGAAAGACTACTTTTATAGAGAAAGTGGTAAACATTCTGTCAGAAGAAGGCTTCAACGTCTGCTATATAAAACACGACCCAAAAGGGAAGGCAAAAACAGACACAGAAGGAAAAGACAGTTATAAAGTATATCAAGCTGGAGCAAAGCAAGTTATAGTAGCATCTCCTGATAAAGTATCATCTTTTGTAAGACTGCAAGATTATACACTTTTTGACTTTATAAAAAACTTCACGACCCAAAGCGTAGATATTATAATAGTAGAAGGATTTAAAACTGTAAAAGGTATCGACAAGTTTGAAGTGATACGAAAAGAAGAAAATAGACAGTTGATGATAAATAAGGAAGATGGATTGATTGGTGTTATAACAGACTACTACCAGTACGAGACAGTGTTTGATATTAATAACCCACAAGAATTTGTAATTTTTTTAAAAAATAACTACTTAAAGAGGTAG
- a CDS encoding LysM peptidoglycan-binding domain-containing protein yields the protein MSLKSSIKIGLVSALVPIIAMAEVYKVKKGDTLEKIAKKYNISVEEIKKANNLKDEKKLKEGMKLNIPVKTSKEEKKKKHEVAEETYTVKKGDTLETIAKKYGLTVKEIMDYNSMKDEKIFAGDELKIPVKRSAKKKEEEATPQIDYSKCEVYTLKKGGTLKHVSKKTGVDLSILEKLNDIPSNQWLKAGSKVCIAPKKEKVEEKVSKTEDLENCTIIYNPTKKTSLDEIARKFHTSSRKLRNINNLPSSVKYVETGQKICVAREDILSSKNIVVEDKHETIKEETRVKEETQTKEVPLPKKVEPKVANGNNLGVKLDWPVKGKVVAPFQNDDQVRHLGIDIQTDCAAPVKASEDGKVIYAGDGIKAFGNLVVIRHNNGLTTVYGYLDSINVKEGRVVSKGEMIGTAGKLKNSDNCGIYFEVRKNVTPLDPMTVLE from the coding sequence ATGAGTTTAAAATCGAGTATTAAAATAGGTTTAGTATCAGCCTTAGTTCCTATTATAGCTATGGCTGAAGTTTATAAAGTTAAAAAAGGCGATACTTTAGAAAAAATAGCAAAAAAATATAACATAAGTGTTGAGGAAATTAAAAAAGCTAATAATCTTAAAGACGAAAAAAAATTAAAAGAAGGTATGAAGTTAAACATACCTGTAAAAACTTCTAAAGAAGAGAAGAAGAAAAAACACGAGGTAGCAGAAGAAACTTACACAGTTAAAAAAGGTGATACCCTTGAAACAATAGCCAAAAAGTACGGGTTAACGGTAAAAGAGATTATGGATTACAACAGTATGAAAGACGAAAAAATATTCGCAGGTGATGAGCTTAAAATACCTGTAAAAAGGTCAGCTAAGAAAAAAGAAGAAGAGGCAACGCCTCAAATAGACTACTCTAAATGTGAAGTATACACCTTAAAAAAAGGTGGAACGTTAAAACATGTATCAAAAAAAACAGGTGTAGATTTATCTATACTTGAAAAATTAAATGATATACCATCAAACCAATGGTTAAAAGCAGGAAGTAAAGTATGTATAGCACCTAAAAAAGAAAAAGTAGAAGAAAAAGTATCTAAAACAGAAGATTTAGAAAACTGTACAATCATTTACAATCCTACAAAGAAAACGTCATTGGATGAGATAGCAAGAAAGTTCCATACATCTTCAAGAAAACTTAGGAATATTAATAATTTACCATCAAGTGTAAAATATGTAGAAACAGGACAAAAAATCTGCGTCGCACGAGAAGACATCCTTTCTTCAAAAAACATAGTAGTAGAGGATAAGCATGAAACTATAAAAGAAGAGACAAGAGTCAAAGAAGAAACTCAAACAAAAGAAGTACCCCTACCTAAAAAAGTTGAACCTAAAGTTGCTAACGGTAATAATTTAGGTGTTAAATTAGATTGGCCTGTAAAAGGAAAAGTTGTTGCACCTTTCCAAAATGATGATCAAGTAAGACATCTAGGAATAGATATTCAAACAGATTGTGCAGCTCCTGTAAAAGCGTCTGAAGATGGTAAAGTGATATATGCAGGAGATGGAATAAAAGCATTTGGTAATTTAGTTGTAATAAGACATAACAATGGACTAACGACAGTTTACGGATACTTAGACAGTATTAACGTAAAAGAAGGAAGAGTTGTAAGTAAAGGAGAGATGATTGGAACTGCAGGAAAGTTGAAAAATTCAGACAACTGCGGTATCTACTTTGAAGTTAGAAAAAATGTAACACCTTTAGACCCAATGACAGTTTTAGAATAA